Part of the Mycolicibacterium mageritense genome is shown below.
ACTCCTGGCCGATGTCGCGGCTGACGCTGGCGTTGTCGCCTGCGACGCTGCGCAAGGTCGGCTCGGCATACGACCTGGCGCTCGCGAGCGCCGTGCTGTCGGCGCACACCAAGACCGCGTGGGCCCGGTTGGACAAGACCGTACTGCTCGGCGAGCTCGCGCTCGACGGCCGGGTTCGCCCCATCCACGGTGTGCTGCCCGCCGTGCTCGCGGCCAAGCGCGAGGGCTGGCCCACCGTGGTGGTACCCATTGACAATCTCGCCGAGGCGAGCCTTGTGGACGGTATCGACGTGCTCGGGGTACGCACGCTGGGGCAGTTGAAGGCGTGGTTCGAGAACAAGGCCGATCTGTACGGCCGTGTCACCGCGGGCGAGCAGGCCCCTCAGGCCACTGCGGACCTTGCCGACGTGGTGGGCCAAGGCCAGGCTCGCTACGCCGTCGAGGTGGCGGCCGCAGGCGCACACCATCTGATGCTCACCGGGCCGCCCGGTATCGGGAAAACCATGCTGGCGCAGCGCCTTCCAGGCCTACTTCCGCCCCTGTCGTATGAGGAGTCGCTCGAGGTGACCGCGATCCATTCGGTCGCCGGGCTCCTCGCGGGCGACACCCCGCTCATCACTCAGCCCCCTTTCGTCGCGCCGCACCACACGTCGAGTGTCGCGGCCCTCGTCGGAGGAGGCAGCGGACTGGCCCGGCCCGGCGCGGTCAGCCGGGCCCATCGCGGGGTGTTGTTCCTCGACGAATTCGCCGAGGTGGGCACCAGCGCCCTGGAAGCACTCCGAACACCGTTGGAGGACGGCGAGATCCGGCTGGCACGCCGAGACGGCGTCGCGTGCTACCCGGCCCGGTTCCAGTTGGTGTTGGCCGCCAACCCCTGCCCGTGCGCGCCGCCCAATCCGGTCGACTGCATCTGCTCGGCGCAGGCCAGGTTGCGGTACCGGGGCAAGTTGTCAGGGCCGTTGGTGGACCGTGTGGACCTACGTGTCCAATTGCACCCGGTCATCGCGGGCGCGTTCGCACCGGAGGCGGGGGAGTCCAGTGCCACGGTTCGTGAGCGGGTGGCCACGGCTCGCCTCGCGGCGGAAGAACGATGGCGACCACACGGCATCCGCACCAACAACGAGGTGGGCGGATCCCTGCTGCGGCGCAAGTTCAGGTTGCCGCGGGCAACGATGCAGCCGCTGAGCACCGCGCTGGATCGCGGTGCGATCAGCATGCGCGGTGCGGATCGTTGCCTGCGGGTCGCGTGGACCCTCGCCGACCTGGCGGGCCGGACTTCGCCGTCGGTCGCAGATGTGGCTGCCGCGTTGAGTTTCCGGCAGGACGGGGGTGTGTCATGACCGACGAGGTGCGCCGGGCCTGGGCCTACCTGTCGCGGGTTGCGGAACCGCCGTGCCGTGAGCTGGCGGCGTTGGTGCGAAAGCACGGCCCTGTCGATGCGGCAGGGATGGTGAAAGCCGGTGACGTCGACCGGGACTTGGCGAGATGGGTCGAAGCGCGACGCGGGCTGGATCGTGCCGTCGACGATCTCGACGTGTTGGACCGGATGGGCGGCAGGCTGATCACGCCGGACGACGACGAATGGCCGCTGCTGTCCTTCACCGCGTTCGGCGGTTTGAAGAAACCCAACGCGTCTGCGCCTTTGGTGCTGTGGGCGAGCGGACCGGTACGGCTCCACGACGTCGCGGTGCGCGCCGCGGCGATCGTCGGTACCCGTGCGGCGACCGCGTACGGCGAGCATGTCGCCGCGGACCTGGCGGCCGGGCTGGTGGAGCGGGATGTGGCGGTGGTGTCCGGTGGCGCGTACGGCATCGACGGGGCCGCGCACCGCGCCGCGGTGGCGTGCGAGGGCGTCACGGTCGCGGTCGTTGCGGGCGGCATCGACAATCCCTATCCATCCGGCCACAGCGCACTGTTCCGCCGGATCCGTGAGGACCACCTGCTGGTGAGCGAGTACCCGCCGGGCACCGCGCCGGGACGGCTGCGGTTTCTCACGCGTAATCGGCTGGTGGCGGCGTTGTCGGGCGCGACGGTGGTGGTCGAGGCAGGTCTGCGCAGCGGTGCCGCCAACACGGCGTCGTGGGCCAAGGGGCTCGGCAGGACGGTGGGGGCGGTACCGGGGCCGGTGACCTCGGCGGCGTCCGCGGGTTGTCATGCGTTGCTGCGGGACGACGCCGTCTTGGTGACCCGGGCCGACGACATCGTCGAAATGGTCGGCCGCATAGGGGAACTCGCAGCCGAACCGGCACACCCGGTCGGGCCGCTCGACCATCTCGCCCCGCAGGAGAAGCGGGTGTACGACGCGCTGCCGTCGCGCGGTGTGCTCACCGCCGACGAGATCGCGGTCTCCGCGGGTATGCCGACACACGAGGTACTGGGCCCGCTGGCGATGCTCGACATCGCCGGGCTGGCTGTCGGTGAGGCAGGTTGTTGGCGCCGTAGCCGCCGCCGGTAGCACCCACCGGCGACTACGCGCTCCGTATAGTCGGTGAGGTCGGCTAATCATTGGTCGGAGCTGAGTTTTGGAGGCGGTATGGCTGGACGTCCGGTGCACACGTTCGAAGTGGTGCGGCGTGAGCAGTTGTCGCCGCACATGGTGCGGCTGGTCCTTGGCGGAAATGGGAGCGACGGCGGCTTCGGGACGTTCAACCCGAGCGAGTTCACCGATTCGTACGTCAAGCTCGTGATCGTTCCGGCCGACGCCGATGTCGCCGCGCTGCCGCGACCGCTGACCCTGGACAGTTTCGGTGAACTGCCCGAGGCGCAGCGGCCCACCGTCCGCACCTACACCGTGCGCGACGTCGATGGTCAGCGTGGCGAGATCACCATCGATTTCGTCGTACACGGGGAGCTCGGCACGGCCGGGCCCTGGGCGGCCGCGGCGGTTCCCGGGCAGCCCGTCTACCTGATGGGCCCGGGCGGTGCCTATTCGCCGGACCCTGCGGCGGACTGGCATCTGCTGGCGGGCGACGAGGCCGCCCTGCCGGCAATCAGCACCGCACTGGAAGCCCTTCCCGACGACGCGATCGGCAAAGTCTTCATCGAGGTCGCCGGACCCGACGACGAAGTGGAGCTGACCGCCCCGGCGGGTGTCGAGGTGACCTGGGTGTACCGCGGTGGCCGGGCCGACTTGGTGCCCGACGACCGCGCGGGAGACCACGCCCCGCTGATCGCCGCGGTGAAGGAGGCGGCCTGGCTGCCGGGCCAGGTGCAGGTTTTCATTCACGGCGAGGCGCAGACCGTCATGCACAACCTGCGGCCCTACATCCGCAAGGAACGCGGTGTCGACGCCAAGTGGGCCTCCTCGATCTCCGGTTACTGGCGCCGCGGCCGCACCGAGGAGACTTTCCGGCAGTGGAAGGCCGAACTGGCAAAAGCGGAGTCCGCCACGGGCAACTGACCGGGGGATGGCAGGGTAGCCGTCATGGCATACGGCGACTACCAACTCGAGATCTACCTGCAGGGTCTGGCAGGCGTGCTGCCGACCCTGCCGATGGACTACGCGGGGCTTGAGGCCAAGGCGCAGGCCGCGATGCCTGCGTCGATCTGGTCGTACGTCGCAGGCGGCGCGGGCGACGAACGCACGCAGCGGGTCAACCGCACGGCGTTCGACCGTTGGGGCCTGATGCCGCGGATGTTCAACGCACACCGCGAGCGCGACCTGTCGGTGGACCTTTTCGGACTCAAGCTGCCGTCCCCGTTGTTCATGGCGCCGATCGGCGTTCTCGGCATCTGCGGTCAGGACGGCCACGGTGATCTCGCCGGTGCCCGGGCTGCCGCGCGGACCGGGGTGCCCATGGTCCTGTCGACCTTGACCGAGGATCCGATGGAAGACGTCGCCGCCGAATTCGGCGACACCCCAGGGTTTTTCCAGCTCTACACACCGACCGACAAAGAGCTGGCCGCGAGCCTCGTGCAGCGCGCGGAGGCCGCCGGTTTCAAGGGCATCGTGGTCACGCTCGACACCTGGGTTCCGGGCTGGCGCCCGCGCGACCTGGCGACCTCGAACTTCCCGCAGCTGCGCGGCAAGTGCCTGGCGAACTACACGAGCGACCCGGTGTTCCGTGCGGGCTTGCAGCAGCCACCCGAGGAGAACCCGCAAGCCACCGTGCTGCGGTGGGTGAGCCTTTTCGGAAATCCGCTGACCTGGGATGATCTGCCGTGGCTGCGGTCTCTGACCAAGCTGCCGCTCATCGTCAAGGGCATTTGCCATCCCGACGATGCGCGGCGCGCCAAAGACGGTGGCGTGGACGGCATTTACTGTTCCAACCACGGCGGGCGGCAGGCCAACGGCGGCCTGCCCGCGATCGACTGCCTGCCCGGGGTGGTCGAGGCCGCCGATGGGTTGCCGGTGCTGTTCGACTCGGGTATCCGCAACGGTGCCGACATCGTCAAGGCGCTCGCGCTGGGCGCCACCGCGGTCGGGGTGGGCAGGCCCTACGCGTACGGCCTGGCCCTCGGCGGTGCCGACGGCATCGTGCACGTGCTGCGCTCGCTGCTGGCCGAGGCCGACCTCATCATGGGTGTCGACGGCTACCCGACGTTGGCCGACCTGACGCCGGATACGCTGCGCCGCGTCGAGTAGCACCCAGAACTCGGGTAGTCGGCTACTCGCGCGTTCGGGGCTCCGGCCGGGCGACCATGGACGCCTGGAGGTGCGCGATGGACTATGGAGTGCCCATTCTGATCGCCGTGCTGGGCCCGTTGGTGACCGGACTGGTCACCGCAGCGGGTATCGCGTTGGAACGGCGCCGAACCGAGCATGACCTCGAAGTCCGGCGCCTGAGACTTGTTGAGCTGGCCCGCAATCAGATCGAGGCCGTCCAACCGTTGCTCAACTCGCCGAGCGCCGACGGGGTGGGAACGGACAGCCGGGAACGCGCCAACAGCATCGTGGTGTCGGCCCTGGACTCACTGCTTCATGCCCAAGCCCTGACCCGGCAGGAAGAGACCCTGCAGCAGCGCGCCGCCAAGGTGGTGGAACGCCACAGCGGCAGCGTCACCAGTGAGTTGCTTCTCCGGCGCCCGTTGCGCAGCCCCGGCGCGCGGACCCTGCGGGTGATCTACTACCTGGCGTTCACCTGGGGCGGTCTCGGACTTCTGTTCTTCGGTGCGTCGGTGTTCACCCTTCCGGGTGCCGGTACCGACGCGGCCTCGGTGGTCGGCTTCGCGGTGTCCTTCGTCCTCACGGGCCTGCTGCCGGTGCTCCTGCTGCGCAAGGCGGTCCTCGGGTGCGAGCGACGGTACAGCGAACGCAAGTCCACGCGACACGAGGTGCCGCCGCCACCTCCTCCTCCGCCGGCGCCGTATCCGTACCATCCGATGCTCAGCCAACCGCGGTAGGCGCCCCCTATGGACCAACTCCCGCCCCTGCCGCGCGCGGCGACCTTCGACGACGTCATCGGCGCTCTCGATGCGGTGATCGCGTGGTCAGTCGAACAGTCCAGTCGCCTGGGCTATTTCGCCGCGCTGTACAAGCGCATCACCATCGCGGTGCGAACCGCGGTGGCCGACGGCGTGTTCGAGGATGGTCCGCGGCTGCAGCGGCTCGACGTGGCGTTCGCCAACCGGTACTTCGACGCCGTCAACGGACACTTCCACCCGGGGAGGTTCCCGAAGCCGACCCGGTCCTGGCGCGTGACCTTCGACGCCGCGGACTCACCCGAGCCGATCATGTTGCAGCACATGTTGGCCGGGATCAATGCGCACATCGGTCTCGACCTCGGCATCGCCGCCGCGGCGCAGTTACCGCGGGCCCGATTATGGGAACTGCAAACGGATTTCGACCGGATCAATGCCGTGCTCGCCAGCCAGGTCAACGGCATCGTCGTCGACATCAACGAACTGTCACCGGCTTTGGCCGACGTCTATGCGGTGCTGATGGACAACCAGATCTTCCTGATCAACGAGGCGGTTCGGACACTGCGGGACGACGCGTGGCGATTCGCGACCTTGCTGGCGCTGCAACCGGGTTTCACCCGACCGTTCGCGATCCGTATCCGTGACCATCACGTTGCGGGGCAGGGGAGCTTGATATACCGGCCGCCCGGTGTTGTCGGTCTGATCCAGTGGGCGGTCAACGCCGTCGCGGCTAGGGAAAGCCGCGATGTCGTGCGCAACATCAAAGTGCTGGATGAGATTGCTTGTGCACCAGCACCTATTGCCACGGCATTGTGACCGCCTATGCTCAACAGATGGCACGACGACATGGTCCCATCGGTGGACCGTGACGAGCCCCTTGCCGAGGCGCTGCGCCGGTTGGACGCGCGCCTGCTCAGTGTTGTCGATGAAGAGGAACACCGCGCTCACACCCTGACGGCTGAAGGAGCCGATGGGTGGGACGGTGTCCGCAACCTGATCCGCCCGTCCGTGGCGCGGCTGCGCCCCACCGCCGGGCAGTGGGATCCGCTGGTTCCTGTCATGCCGTCGCCGTTGCGCACCTTGTCCGACGGATTGTGGCTCGAGGACGTAGAACTCGAAGCCGTACTCGTCGCGCTCGCCCCGCATGTGGAGCCGCGTTACTCCGCGGTGTACGGGCTGCTGCAGGACGATGTCCGTCAACCGCTGGCCACCGAACGCCTGCTGTACGCGGTCCTGGGACGCGACCCCGTCCGGATGGCAACGCTGGCCGAAAGTCTCGGGCCTGCAGGGCGTCTCACCCGCAGCGGCGTCCTGACCCAGGTGCACAAACAGGCCGCACCGTTGGCGCGGGCGTTCGACCTGCCCGCTGACGTGGTCGCGGCGCTGCTCGGCGGCGCCCGGCCGCCCGTGACCGGTGCTGCCGGCCAACGTTGGGTCGCTGGAACAGGAGCCGGCCCCACGTCGGCGGTGACCGTGGTGCACGGCACCGGGGACCGGGTGGAGCGGGCACTGGCGTTGGTCGACGGTATCGGGGTCGTGGTGCGGCCGGGTTCTGCGACCGCCGAGGCGGTCCGGTCGGCGTGGCGCGTCGGTCTGCTGGCCGGTGCCGTTCCGGTGATCGACCTTGGGGCGTGCGAGGATCCGGCACCGATCGTCGCCGAGGCCGTCGAACTGGTCACCGACCTCGGTGGCCGCGCGATCCTGCTCACCAGGGAGCCGTTGCCGATCGCCGCCGCGCACGTCGAAGCCACCGCGCCCACCTGGGCCGAACGGCGGGCAGCGTGGTTGTGGGCCACCGACGGCACTTTGAGCGAGGCCGACGCCGGCCGGCTCGCGGCGCGGCACCGCATCGGTGCTGCCGGGATCCGCCAGATCGTCGGAAGGGCCGTTTCGCGGGATGTCGATGAACTCGATTCTGCAGCAGCAGGATCCGGTGTCGAGGCGGTGCGGCACAGCAAGCGGGTGGTGCCCGGCCGGTCGCTGGATGACCTCATCTTGCGGGACACCACGCGAGACGCGGTCGAGCGCCTGATCTACTACGTGGCGCACCGCGACGAAGCCGGCGAGGCCCTGGGACTGAGTTCTCGTTTCCCGGTGGCCACCGGACCGGTGGTGCTTTTCGCGGGCCGGTCGGGCACCGGGAAGACCGCCGCGGCCGAAGCGGTGGCCGCCGCGGTGGGCCGCCCGTTGCACACAGTGGACCTGGCCCAGTTGATGAGCAAGTACGTGGGGGAAACCGAGAAGCACATCGACGAGGTGTTCACCCAGAGCCAACGCACGTCGGCCGTGCTGCTGTTCGACGAGGCCGACACGCTGTTCTCGGCGCGTGTCGAGCAGGCGTCGAACGCTGGCGAGCAGTTCGGCAACATGCTGGTCGGCTACCTCCTGCAGCGCATCGAGCGGCACGACGGGCTGACCATCCTGGCCACGAACCTGCGCGGCGGCATCGATGAAGCGTTTCTGCGCCGCTTCCAGTTCCGCATCGAGTTCCCGCTACCGGCCGACGACGAGCGGATCCGGATCTGGGATCTCATGTTGCCGCCCAAGGTCGCCCGCGCCGACGACGTGGACTTCGCGGCCCTGGCCAAGGCGCACCGGTTCACCGGCGGCGACATCCGCAACGCGGCGCTGCGGGCGATCTTCCTCGCGCACCGGCGCGGCGAGCCGGTGCGCCAGGCTGATCTGGAGCGTGCTGTGGAACTGGAACTCCTTGAGATGGGCCGACTCTCCCGCCATGACGCTGGCGCAGAGGCCGACCGGGGCCAGCTGATGCGCCGCACGCTAGACGCGCTCGAGGACGTGCTGGGCAGCGCGTTGCGGGCGCGGTTCCGCAACGAGATCCACGTGGTCCACGGCGCGCCCACTCCGGACAATGTCGGTGCCCGCAGGCCCGCGGTGTCAATGGCACTGTTCCGGCTCGCCGCACGGCGCGGCAACGCCGGGCTGCGGACCGGGTTCATCGTGTCGGCCTGGTCCCATCGTCCTGAGGAGGAGAGCGAGCTGCTCGGTGTGGTGCACGAGGTGCTCAGCGAGGCGACGCTGCCTGCGGTGCACGGTCGCCAGACCCACTTGCGCATCGCCGAGAGTCACGACTTCGATCTGCTCAACCGATTCTGGAGCAGTCACGGTCAGGCGGTTCGGCCGTCGCTCGTCGTAGACGTCGAGATCGACTGAATCCAAGCCTAATTGGTGCTTGGTGGTGGTTGCGGTTGGAATGGGGTGTACCACCACCATTGGGCGCGTTCACCGGTGGGCCCGGAGTATGGCGGGACGTCGGGTGGGGGTGTGGTCGGTGGGCGGGCCAACGAAGCCCTGGTCAATGGTCGGCCTGAACTGTCGGTGATGGTGAGGCGGTGGGCGGGTCCGATAATGGTGATACCACCCTGATGATGTAGCCGATGGTGATACGGACAGAGCAGGACGAGGTTGTCAAGTTCGGTGAGACCGCCATCCTCCCAATGGTTTACGTGATGAGCATGCAGACCACGGGTCGCCCCGCAGCCCGGCACAACGCAGCACTTGTCGCGATGCTCCAACGCGCGGCGTAACCGCCGGTTGACGGTACGGGTGGCCCGGCCGGCGCCGATGACCTGACCGTAGCGTTCGAACCACACCTCGCACGTCGCGTCGCAGAGCAGGTAGCGGCGGTCGGCGTCGGACAGCAGCGGACCCAGGTGCAGAGCGGCGATGCGCTGGGCGAGGTCGAGGTGGACGACGACGGTGGTGTGCTGGCCATGCGGCCGGCGCGCTCCATCGGTGTCCCATCCGGCCTCGATCAGGCTCATGAAGGCATCGATGCGGGTGGGGAACGGCTGCGCCTGCTCTGAAGCCCGCTCACCGGTATCGGTTTCGTGGTCGCGGCGCCAGTCGGCGATCAGGGCGTCGTGGTGGGATTGCAGGCCGGCGTCGAGTTTGGCGGCTTCGACCCGTGGCAGGGTGATGCGGTAGGTGGTGTAGTCGTCGTGCTCGTCTTTGGTGATGGCGCGGCGCGGTTCGGGCGGTATCTCGGGCTCGGGGCGGGGTTCGAGTTTGATCGCGGTGCGCAGTTGACTCACGGTGGCGCTGGCGGCGAACTCGGCGTAGTGCTCATCGGAGCCGTCGGCGGCGCGTTCGGCGATCACCCCGACCTGATCCAGTGACAGCCGGCCCTCGCTCAGCGCCTGGGTGCACTGCGGAAATTCGTGACGGCGGCGCGCGACAGCGACCATGGTGTCGGCGTTATGTGGGGTGATGCCGGTTTTCCAGGCCACGAACGAGGACAGGGAGCGCGCACCGGTCATTCCGCACAGTTCGTCGCGTTCGATCTCGGCGACGATCTGCACCAGCCGACCGTCGATCGCGTTGCGTTGACCGCACAGCCTGGCCATCTCCTCACACAACACCTCCAACCGCTGCACCGGACTCACCCCGGTAGCGAAAGATGTTGCCGTCGTGGACATGACACTATTCTCGCAAAAGGGTCTGACAAATCCGGACGCGCCGATCACTACAGCGGGAAACGCATCGCGAGCCGCACCGGCAACAGCTCATCGGGATCGGCCGGGTGCACCACGCCCAAATCGGCCGGGTCAGCGCAGCGCCCTTGGCTCAGCCGCTCCCGCACTCCTGGCACCGCGAGTGCGCCCCAAGGCGATACAGCTATGGCCGGTGCGACGTTGCCGGCCGTGAAGCACCGGCCGTCGGGCCCGCGCAGCGCCGCCTGCCAACGCTGCGGATCGACCACCTGCAGCGGCACGTCTTCCCGCGCTGACAGCCGGCCTGCGAGGTTTTCGGCCATGGTCTCGTCGACGAGATACGGGTCGGCATCCGCGCCGTCGCACGTCAATCCCAGCTTTCGTGCGGTTCCGATGTCCACCGGTGCTGATGTCATGACGAATGCCTCCGGGCAGGCCCTCTGCAAGCGCCCTTCGCTCCACAACCAGTGGCGGACCGACGGGATCAGACACACCGGAATGCCCGAATCGCGCAGTCGTACCCCGGATTCCGGGGACAGATGAGTGGGCAGCCGCTTCGGTGCCGGGACATCGATCACAGGTTCGGCCAGCGCGAACAGCAGTAGGCTCTCGCTGTCGAACGGCTCATCGACCCGCAATGGGCGGCCAGCCCGAAGGTGCTCGCGGGCCGATCGGACCGGACCGGACAGCGTGTCGGGAACGGTGAGATGCTCGACCGTGTCCGCGACCTCGTGTGTGCCGAGGCGGGCGGCGACCACGGCTGCCGTGGCGCGGACTTCGGGATCGTCATCCGCCAATCCGGTCCGCAGCGCCTCCAGGGCCCCGGAAGTCGCGCGCCGGCGGTCGACCCCGATCCAGCGCAGAACCTGGCGCCGGTCCTCAGTCGCCATGAGCGCCAGCAGCACTGACTGCCCGGGGTGTGACGCCCGCTGGGCACGCCACCG
Proteins encoded:
- a CDS encoding YifB family Mg chelatase-like AAA ATPase; amino-acid sequence: MGLGRAYSVAVRSLDGVIVEIEADITSGLPGVHLVGLPDAALQESRDRVRAAITNCGNSWPMSRLTLALSPATLRKVGSAYDLALASAVLSAHTKTAWARLDKTVLLGELALDGRVRPIHGVLPAVLAAKREGWPTVVVPIDNLAEASLVDGIDVLGVRTLGQLKAWFENKADLYGRVTAGEQAPQATADLADVVGQGQARYAVEVAAAGAHHLMLTGPPGIGKTMLAQRLPGLLPPLSYEESLEVTAIHSVAGLLAGDTPLITQPPFVAPHHTSSVAALVGGGSGLARPGAVSRAHRGVLFLDEFAEVGTSALEALRTPLEDGEIRLARRDGVACYPARFQLVLAANPCPCAPPNPVDCICSAQARLRYRGKLSGPLVDRVDLRVQLHPVIAGAFAPEAGESSATVRERVATARLAAEERWRPHGIRTNNEVGGSLLRRKFRLPRATMQPLSTALDRGAISMRGADRCLRVAWTLADLAGRTSPSVADVAAALSFRQDGGVS
- the dprA gene encoding DNA-processing protein DprA, whose amino-acid sequence is MTDEVRRAWAYLSRVAEPPCRELAALVRKHGPVDAAGMVKAGDVDRDLARWVEARRGLDRAVDDLDVLDRMGGRLITPDDDEWPLLSFTAFGGLKKPNASAPLVLWASGPVRLHDVAVRAAAIVGTRAATAYGEHVAADLAAGLVERDVAVVSGGAYGIDGAAHRAAVACEGVTVAVVAGGIDNPYPSGHSALFRRIREDHLLVSEYPPGTAPGRLRFLTRNRLVAALSGATVVVEAGLRSGAANTASWAKGLGRTVGAVPGPVTSAASAGCHALLRDDAVLVTRADDIVEMVGRIGELAAEPAHPVGPLDHLAPQEKRVYDALPSRGVLTADEIAVSAGMPTHEVLGPLAMLDIAGLAVGEAGCWRRSRRR
- a CDS encoding siderophore-interacting protein; protein product: MAGRPVHTFEVVRREQLSPHMVRLVLGGNGSDGGFGTFNPSEFTDSYVKLVIVPADADVAALPRPLTLDSFGELPEAQRPTVRTYTVRDVDGQRGEITIDFVVHGELGTAGPWAAAAVPGQPVYLMGPGGAYSPDPAADWHLLAGDEAALPAISTALEALPDDAIGKVFIEVAGPDDEVELTAPAGVEVTWVYRGGRADLVPDDRAGDHAPLIAAVKEAAWLPGQVQVFIHGEAQTVMHNLRPYIRKERGVDAKWASSISGYWRRGRTEETFRQWKAELAKAESATGN
- a CDS encoding lactate 2-monooxygenase gives rise to the protein MAYGDYQLEIYLQGLAGVLPTLPMDYAGLEAKAQAAMPASIWSYVAGGAGDERTQRVNRTAFDRWGLMPRMFNAHRERDLSVDLFGLKLPSPLFMAPIGVLGICGQDGHGDLAGARAAARTGVPMVLSTLTEDPMEDVAAEFGDTPGFFQLYTPTDKELAASLVQRAEAAGFKGIVVTLDTWVPGWRPRDLATSNFPQLRGKCLANYTSDPVFRAGLQQPPEENPQATVLRWVSLFGNPLTWDDLPWLRSLTKLPLIVKGICHPDDARRAKDGGVDGIYCSNHGGRQANGGLPAIDCLPGVVEAADGLPVLFDSGIRNGADIVKALALGATAVGVGRPYAYGLALGGADGIVHVLRSLLAEADLIMGVDGYPTLADLTPDTLRRVE
- a CDS encoding DUF5995 family protein, whose product is MDQLPPLPRAATFDDVIGALDAVIAWSVEQSSRLGYFAALYKRITIAVRTAVADGVFEDGPRLQRLDVAFANRYFDAVNGHFHPGRFPKPTRSWRVTFDAADSPEPIMLQHMLAGINAHIGLDLGIAAAAQLPRARLWELQTDFDRINAVLASQVNGIVVDINELSPALADVYAVLMDNQIFLINEAVRTLRDDAWRFATLLALQPGFTRPFAIRIRDHHVAGQGSLIYRPPGVVGLIQWAVNAVAARESRDVVRNIKVLDEIACAPAPIATAL
- a CDS encoding AAA family ATPase, whose translation is MLNRWHDDMVPSVDRDEPLAEALRRLDARLLSVVDEEEHRAHTLTAEGADGWDGVRNLIRPSVARLRPTAGQWDPLVPVMPSPLRTLSDGLWLEDVELEAVLVALAPHVEPRYSAVYGLLQDDVRQPLATERLLYAVLGRDPVRMATLAESLGPAGRLTRSGVLTQVHKQAAPLARAFDLPADVVAALLGGARPPVTGAAGQRWVAGTGAGPTSAVTVVHGTGDRVERALALVDGIGVVVRPGSATAEAVRSAWRVGLLAGAVPVIDLGACEDPAPIVAEAVELVTDLGGRAILLTREPLPIAAAHVEATAPTWAERRAAWLWATDGTLSEADAGRLAARHRIGAAGIRQIVGRAVSRDVDELDSAAAGSGVEAVRHSKRVVPGRSLDDLILRDTTRDAVERLIYYVAHRDEAGEALGLSSRFPVATGPVVLFAGRSGTGKTAAAEAVAAAVGRPLHTVDLAQLMSKYVGETEKHIDEVFTQSQRTSAVLLFDEADTLFSARVEQASNAGEQFGNMLVGYLLQRIERHDGLTILATNLRGGIDEAFLRRFQFRIEFPLPADDERIRIWDLMLPPKVARADDVDFAALAKAHRFTGGDIRNAALRAIFLAHRRGEPVRQADLERAVELELLEMGRLSRHDAGAEADRGQLMRRTLDALEDVLGSALRARFRNEIHVVHGAPTPDNVGARRPAVSMALFRLAARRGNAGLRTGFIVSAWSHRPEEESELLGVVHEVLSEATLPAVHGRQTHLRIAESHDFDLLNRFWSSHGQAVRPSLVVDVEID
- a CDS encoding HNH endonuclease signature motif containing protein, translating into MSTTATSFATGVSPVQRLEVLCEEMARLCGQRNAIDGRLVQIVAEIERDELCGMTGARSLSSFVAWKTGITPHNADTMVAVARRRHEFPQCTQALSEGRLSLDQVGVIAERAADGSDEHYAEFAASATVSQLRTAIKLEPRPEPEIPPEPRRAITKDEHDDYTTYRITLPRVEAAKLDAGLQSHHDALIADWRRDHETDTGERASEQAQPFPTRIDAFMSLIEAGWDTDGARRPHGQHTTVVVHLDLAQRIAALHLGPLLSDADRRYLLCDATCEVWFERYGQVIGAGRATRTVNRRLRRALEHRDKCCVVPGCGATRGLHAHHVNHWEDGGLTELDNLVLLCPYHHRLHHQGGITIIGPAHRLTITDSSGRPLTRASLARPPTTPPPDVPPYSGPTGERAQWWWYTPFQPQPPPSTN
- a CDS encoding HEAT repeat domain-containing protein, giving the protein MTATPGLDAVLRLLPDPARPYAAVRDDLVRLGWEWANESQQLPTLPGEPEWVRYRHPSGADLEYELLPPVGLRTIVAHGNPDVLAALTSVPHLDGADLVELLDATDTERILRGLLGVQALVWVPLLGRVRELASTHPDELVRQVARDVAWRLPELVTAALDRWRAQRASHPGQSVLLALMATEDRRQVLRWIGVDRRRATSGALEALRTGLADDDPEVRATAAVVAARLGTHEVADTVEHLTVPDTLSGPVRSAREHLRAGRPLRVDEPFDSESLLLFALAEPVIDVPAPKRLPTHLSPESGVRLRDSGIPVCLIPSVRHWLWSEGRLQRACPEAFVMTSAPVDIGTARKLGLTCDGADADPYLVDETMAENLAGRLSAREDVPLQVVDPQRWQAALRGPDGRCFTAGNVAPAIAVSPWGALAVPGVRERLSQGRCADPADLGVVHPADPDELLPVRLAMRFPL